Genomic segment of Geminocystis herdmanii PCC 6308:
AGCTTAATTGCCCATTAAAAATTTTCGTCATGGTGACGGCACTTTTGGGATTTTTAGTCATCAAGTTATAGCCAAAACGGGGAAAACGATAAAATACCTGTGCTAATCGTTGCGCCCAAATCATCTCCTTACCCCATTCTTCTGTCATGATTTCACTATACTTGACAAGGGCGTTAATATCCCCTGAAAGGCTATGATGGATTGCCTCTGAGGCTTTTAAACCACTAAAAATTGATGGTCTTATACCCTCTGCTGTAAAAGGATCAACTACACAAGCGGATTCTCCAGCTAATACTGCATTGTCAGTATGTAATTTTTGATTGCCATTCCATATGGCGATGGGGTGTCCATGCTGTTGGGCTTGTTCTAGGGTAAGATTAAATAAAGAGGCGTAATATTCAATGATTTTATGAAAACTTTGTGCTTTTCTTTGTCGGGTAAAAACTCCTGCGCCCATAGAAAAACCATCAGCTTTAGGAAAATTCCAACCGTAACCATGTTTAACTAAACCAAACTCAAAATAAGTGTCTCTATTTTCTTGTTTTTGATAGGGTATCTCTACTTCTAATGCACCTGCTATCAATTTTTTTTGTTGACGAAATCCTAATAATTTCGCCATGACACCTTTTGCACCATCCGCACCAATCAAATAACGGGCATTAAATTCTCCCTTCGGGGTTTTCACAATCCATCGATCGAGCTTATAATCAATGTCAATAACCTCGGTTTCGTCTCTTAAAATTGCCCCTTGTTTGACGGCTTGTTGCACAATAAAATAATCGAAAACATCCCGTCTTACCATCCAAATCGGATGATTACCCATACTAACTTCGATCGATTCCTGATGTTCCCATGTACAATAGACTCGATCGCTTTTAAGAGAAATAGCAGGAGTAAAGTCAAAATCAAACCATTTTTGAATAACCGAAGAAACCCCACCGCCACAGGGTTTATAACGAGGT
This window contains:
- a CDS encoding geranylgeranyl reductase family protein, with the protein product MYDCIVVGTGPAGATASYHLAKKGHSVLMLDKAKLPRYKPCGGGVSSVIQKWFDFDFTPAISLKSDRVYCTWEHQESIEVSMGNHPIWMVRRDVFDYFIVQQAVKQGAILRDETEVIDIDYKLDRWIVKTPKGEFNARYLIGADGAKGVMAKLLGFRQQKKLIAGALEVEIPYQKQENRDTYFEFGLVKHGYGWNFPKADGFSMGAGVFTRQRKAQSFHKIIEYYASLFNLTLEQAQQHGHPIAIWNGNQKLHTDNAVLAGESACVVDPFTAEGIRPSIFSGLKASEAIHHSLSGDINALVKYSEIMTEEWGKEMIWAQRLAQVFYRFPRFGYNLMTKNPKSAVTMTKIFNGQLSYSQVAQKALKLMRNN